Proteins from one Athalia rosae chromosome 8, iyAthRosa1.1, whole genome shotgun sequence genomic window:
- the LOC125502109 gene encoding uncharacterized protein LOC125502109 produces the protein MMKVNKARNIFSRITSAGLQLLADIGTDEAYATTAWFTNMISRWFTLTTSQNPSVALSLSNIDNYNEAVNTLNKVMVIIRCLQIGSKPTWKPVQTEILISTLFVLELAQYFLNERNLPYLLAGRLAQDCCENLFSVVWSKHPLPDRLQFQQDPRLICVPQFMTNMSNSNYDIDERCVLGDLFDFQANPRSNTLSPTPTIPILPHVSLKLSTMEINSFYYVARYLVESIRKTRKVCSNRVATVVMRKFLPHLYAKLTRLIFRAYTDNSLFYCHPETFMFFLKTEQIFRTYYAAIFESQVNGKKFLIEKFSHLANPFLDCHDIKNEIISRFAQFQLRIAGKKYNSVMYGLSLRFDL, from the coding sequence ATGATGAAAGTCAACAAAGCCAGAAATATATTCAGTCGAATCACCAGCGCTGGTCTACAATTGCTTGCAGATATTGGCACCGATGAAGCTTACGCAACCACAGCCTGGTTTACCAACATGATCTCAAGGTGGTTCACCCTTACGACATCACAAAACCCCAGCGTTGCACTGAGCCTATCAAATATCGATAATTACAATGAAGCTGTCAATACACTAAACAAGGTGATGGTCATAATTCGTTGTTTACAAATTGGCAGCAAACCTACTTGGAAGCCGGTACAAACTGAAATTCTCATTTCTACATTATTTGTTTTGGAGCTAGCTCAGTATTTCTTGAATGAGAGAAATCTTCCCTATCTGCTGGCGGGACGTCTTGCACAGGACTGCTGTGAGAATTTATTCTCAGTTGTTTGGTCGAAACATCCATTACCAGATAGGTTACAATTCCAACAAGATCCGAGATTAATTTGTGTACCACAATTCATGACTAATATGAGTAATAGCAACTATGACATTGATGAAAGATGTGTATTGGGTGATCTGTTTGATTTTCAAGCGAATCCCCGAAGTAATACTTTGAGTCCAACACCAACTATTCCAATTCTACCCCATGTTTCATTAAAACTAAGCACTATGGAGATAAACTCCTTCTATTACGTTGCTCGATATTTAGTTGAAAGTATCCGAAAAACTCGAAAGGTATGTAGTAATCGTGTAGCAACTGTGGTGATGCGAAAATTCCTACCACATCTTTATGCGAAACTGACGCGACTCATTTTCAGGGCATACACGGATAATTCGTTATTCTATTGTCACCCAGAAACATTTATGTTTTTCTTGAAAACGGAGCAGATTTTTAGAACATATTATGCAGCTATTTTTGAATCCCAGGTGAACGGTAAGAAgtttttgatcgaaaaattttcgcaccTGGCAAACCCTTTTCTAGATTGCCATgatataaaaaacgaaatcataTCTCGGTTTGCCCAATTTCAACTGCGAATTGCAGGAAAGAAGTACAATAGTGTAATGTATGGATTAAGCTTGAGATTTGACCTATAG